In the Leptospira limi genome, one interval contains:
- a CDS encoding TAT-variant-translocated molybdopterin oxidoreductase, which produces MKDDSFQKEKKSLWQSYELRGTSREKELQKQEFYKSPDPLIAKIKKGDFDRKTFLKFMGASVVMTTVGCIQKPAEKIVPYVNLTIKNPDNNEVEQYDFVKHGHSYHYASVCGGCSVGCGVLVKAKDGRPLKLEGNPSHPISEGALCASGQASIFDLYDADRAKEPQQIVNGVAKSSDWFVLDKDVKEKLAANKGKTVVVTKPLTSPSTKEFVSEFLRSVGGGKHLEVAFASSDDAITIAQEKSYGKAVLPNYHFDKAKVILSIDSDFLNQVNYHNDFSKRRDLQKNSKSFNSFIAAETHPSMTGSNADQRVPLKPGDQRKFALVIAKALSDLGVGGATGVSGINVETTASELGISKEVVVRTAKALASAKGESLVIAGGSNTLTEDAVDLQIAVNMLNSMLGNDGKTIDAGNPLKEGKSGYSENLKSLAKDLKERKAGVVILYGVNPVYEAPNGDEWKKLLHEAAQVVQVSDRADETALASNWLAPVSHFLESWGDNESVTGIVSVQQPTIRPLFQSKAFEDMLIGWAGGKLLGSESLYEYLKSKYSKKTNWEDLLRKGVLVSGNPKADKGGRSFRGTIAPLSASKSGLTVSLYENTGIGTGERANNSQLQELPDPVSKVTWDNYVAISPQYSRSSGIKLNDVVTVTVNGKSFELPALVQPGLHPEAVGIALGYGRTNVGEIGNGVGKNASILATEVNGSYVYSGLSITLSPTGKKYKLATTQDHHMMSPGVMMGVEWKERPLIISAKLQDYTKNPSAGIPEPEIPKILIDGKLQRAQGANAPSDQPGSQFAYPGYKWGMAVDLTSCSGCGACVVACNIENNVPMVGRDEVRMGREMHWLRIDRYYIGDPEKPESLEIAHQPLMCQHCDNAPCETVCPVAATVHSSEGTNDMVYNRCVGTRYCSNNCPYKVRRFNWLEHWNEHSLLGESMPTFKARPPRNLGLNPDVTVRSRGVMEKCNFCASRVAEKKIAAKNEGRTLKDGEVKAACEQTCASGAIVFGNVNDPESKVAKLLKDPRSYKLLEYLNIGPAVSYLTRVRNEV; this is translated from the coding sequence ATGAAAGACGATAGTTTCCAAAAAGAAAAAAAGTCACTTTGGCAGTCTTACGAACTTCGCGGTACCTCTCGCGAAAAAGAACTCCAAAAACAAGAGTTCTACAAATCACCAGACCCTTTGATTGCTAAAATCAAAAAAGGTGACTTTGATAGAAAAACATTCCTTAAGTTTATGGGTGCATCAGTTGTGATGACAACTGTAGGTTGTATCCAAAAACCTGCTGAAAAAATTGTTCCTTATGTGAACCTTACCATTAAAAATCCAGACAACAACGAAGTAGAACAATATGACTTCGTAAAACATGGACACTCTTACCACTATGCTTCGGTATGTGGTGGTTGTTCTGTTGGTTGTGGGGTACTCGTAAAAGCAAAAGATGGTCGTCCTTTAAAACTTGAAGGAAATCCAAGCCATCCAATATCAGAAGGTGCTTTATGTGCTTCTGGACAAGCTTCTATTTTTGATCTTTATGATGCAGACAGAGCAAAAGAACCACAACAAATTGTGAATGGTGTTGCTAAGTCGAGCGATTGGTTTGTTCTTGATAAAGACGTAAAAGAAAAACTCGCAGCAAACAAAGGTAAGACGGTCGTGGTAACAAAACCACTTACTTCTCCTTCCACAAAAGAATTTGTTTCTGAGTTTTTACGTTCTGTTGGTGGTGGAAAACACTTAGAAGTAGCGTTTGCTTCTTCTGATGATGCCATTACAATCGCTCAAGAAAAATCATACGGAAAGGCAGTTCTTCCAAACTACCACTTTGACAAAGCAAAAGTGATCCTTTCTATTGATAGTGACTTCTTAAACCAAGTCAACTACCACAATGACTTTTCAAAACGAAGAGACTTACAAAAAAATTCTAAGTCTTTCAATTCATTTATCGCTGCAGAAACTCACCCGTCTATGACAGGTTCGAATGCAGACCAAAGAGTTCCATTAAAACCTGGTGACCAAAGAAAGTTCGCTCTTGTAATTGCAAAGGCACTTTCTGATTTGGGAGTGGGTGGGGCAACAGGCGTGTCTGGAATCAATGTAGAGACAACTGCTTCTGAGCTTGGAATTTCCAAAGAAGTTGTGGTTCGCACTGCAAAAGCACTTGCTTCCGCAAAAGGTGAATCGCTAGTCATTGCTGGTGGTTCGAACACATTAACAGAAGATGCAGTGGATTTACAAATCGCTGTGAACATGTTAAACAGCATGCTCGGTAACGATGGCAAAACCATCGACGCTGGAAATCCTTTGAAAGAAGGAAAATCAGGCTACTCTGAAAACTTAAAATCCCTCGCAAAAGACCTAAAAGAAAGAAAGGCTGGTGTGGTCATTCTTTACGGTGTGAACCCAGTTTACGAAGCGCCAAATGGAGATGAGTGGAAAAAACTCCTTCATGAAGCAGCACAAGTGGTTCAAGTTTCTGACCGTGCGGATGAAACAGCACTTGCATCGAACTGGCTTGCTCCTGTATCACACTTCCTTGAGTCTTGGGGTGATAACGAATCCGTAACAGGGATTGTATCGGTGCAACAACCAACAATTCGACCTCTTTTCCAATCCAAAGCATTTGAAGATATGCTCATTGGTTGGGCAGGTGGAAAGTTACTTGGATCCGAGTCTCTTTACGAATACCTCAAATCAAAATATTCTAAAAAAACCAACTGGGAAGACTTACTCAGAAAAGGTGTTCTTGTTTCTGGAAATCCAAAAGCAGACAAGGGTGGTCGTTCTTTCCGTGGAACCATCGCACCTCTATCTGCATCTAAGTCTGGTTTGACTGTGTCTCTCTATGAAAACACAGGTATCGGAACTGGAGAAAGAGCAAACAACTCCCAACTCCAAGAACTTCCAGATCCAGTATCGAAAGTGACTTGGGACAATTATGTTGCTATCAGCCCACAATACTCTCGTTCGTCGGGAATCAAACTCAATGATGTAGTGACTGTGACTGTAAACGGAAAGTCCTTTGAACTTCCAGCTCTTGTCCAACCAGGTCTTCACCCAGAAGCAGTGGGAATTGCTCTTGGATACGGAAGAACAAATGTGGGCGAGATCGGAAACGGTGTTGGTAAAAATGCAAGTATCCTTGCAACAGAAGTAAACGGATCTTATGTTTACTCTGGTTTATCTATCACACTTTCTCCAACAGGTAAAAAATACAAACTCGCTACCACTCAGGACCACCATATGATGAGCCCTGGTGTGATGATGGGTGTGGAATGGAAAGAGAGACCTCTTATCATTTCCGCAAAACTACAAGACTATACTAAAAATCCAAGTGCCGGAATTCCTGAGCCTGAGATTCCAAAAATCTTAATCGATGGAAAACTACAAAGAGCACAAGGAGCAAACGCTCCTTCTGACCAACCAGGAAGTCAGTTTGCATACCCAGGATACAAATGGGGTATGGCAGTTGATTTAACTTCTTGTTCTGGTTGTGGTGCTTGTGTGGTTGCATGTAACATCGAAAACAACGTGCCAATGGTAGGTCGTGATGAAGTGCGTATGGGTCGTGAGATGCATTGGCTTCGGATTGACCGTTACTACATCGGTGATCCTGAAAAACCAGAATCACTCGAAATTGCACACCAACCACTCATGTGCCAACATTGTGATAACGCTCCTTGTGAGACAGTTTGTCCAGTGGCTGCAACTGTTCACAGTTCGGAAGGAACCAATGATATGGTTTACAACCGTTGTGTGGGAACACGTTACTGCTCGAACAACTGCCCTTACAAAGTGCGTCGTTTTAACTGGTTAGAACATTGGAATGAACACAGCTTACTCGGAGAGTCAATGCCTACCTTTAAGGCTCGTCCTCCAAGAAACTTAGGCCTTAACCCAGATGTAACCGTTCGTTCACGTGGTGTCATGGAAAAATGTAACTTCTGTGCGTCTCGTGTTGCTGAGAAAAAAATCGCAGCGAAAAACGAAGGACGAACTCTGAAAGATGGCGAAGTGAAAGCCGCTTGTGAACAAACATGTGCATCTGGTGCCATTGTGTTCGGTAACGTAAATGATCCTGAATCAAAAGTAGCGAAGCTCTTGAAAGACCCTAGGTCTTACAAACTTCTGGAATACCTAAACATCGGACCTGCCGTCAGTTATTTGACCCGAGTTCGAAACGAAGTTTAA
- a CDS encoding c-type cytochrome, translating into MKQNIFRVFALVALVFVANCDYKTPVYEYFPNMYDSPARESQEADSFASNGSASRIPPKGAIPVGYFPYPYAAEATPDTLPGPDKGLKNPIGKVSLGDLMIGEKRYQTYCTPCHGVQGLGNGAVVGPAPKFQQPPPSVVSDKIRGWSDGQIYHIITMGRGLMGSYAYQIEPEDRWKLIAYIRKLQEYEVKNKKAN; encoded by the coding sequence ATGAAACAAAACATCTTTCGAGTTTTCGCACTTGTGGCGTTAGTTTTTGTCGCAAACTGTGATTATAAAACTCCCGTTTATGAATACTTTCCGAATATGTATGACTCTCCTGCAAGAGAATCACAAGAAGCGGATTCATTTGCTTCCAATGGTTCAGCTTCAAGGATTCCACCAAAAGGTGCGATCCCAGTAGGATACTTTCCATACCCATATGCGGCAGAAGCAACTCCTGATACCCTTCCAGGTCCAGACAAAGGATTAAAAAATCCAATTGGAAAGGTGAGTTTAGGGGATTTGATGATCGGGGAAAAACGTTACCAAACTTATTGCACTCCTTGTCATGGTGTGCAAGGTCTTGGAAACGGAGCTGTTGTAGGGCCTGCACCAAAGTTCCAACAACCACCTCCTTCTGTTGTTTCTGATAAAATCCGCGGTTGGTCCGATGGACAAATTTACCACATCATCACGATGGGTCGAGGTCTCATGGGAAGTTATGCTTACCAAATCGAACCAGAAGACAGATGGAAGCTCATCGCTTACATCCGCAAACTTCAAGAATATGAAGTGAAAAATAAAAAGGCGAACTAG
- a CDS encoding ArnT family glycosyltransferase has protein sequence MKESLTPSERIFYRILLLMASLPILFTLPLDVIDIDSAQYAGISRELVLSNDFFTLIDNGRRYLDKPILTFWTIATSFFFFGINNIAFRIPAIFLSLLSVYSIYRITILSGGKERQGYLASIAYLLTPGVYAMVVDPKIDVYLTAYLVFTYHFYYLGKKQNPNYFYLMYLMMSMGFITKGPISVVIPAISIGGDILFRRDWKLLLSMRIPTGIFVLASLPALWCFFLFKNFNSYGPVFFLWIQSFGRFYREMYDVKFDPFYFYKSFSWAFFSGLLPMVIYLIFHSYQYTKTLGWKEILRKIRANEYKEVDFVIPFWVFLFLFLISFSRYPLPQYTYWVLPGAALYFGKIMEESLFQSNVTRLRPSFLIAGIVYLVGYFLFPVFVSDVGILYYVFGAIGILFILLSAQLIPLEILLTLVGATLFFCAISLQFYPLLTSYQPSREFGAKIKELEPNEPVLYTFWMSNSKRSYGFYAERNFRNIYDKDKLDRLWAEKSERLLVLPSEKLPQLQEMVGKDYQIILIMEKESFKVATPTIAFLKKETRNLVTKKISLVWVKKMQGKSFKNSKV, from the coding sequence ATGAAAGAATCACTGACTCCTTCGGAACGCATCTTTTATCGCATTTTATTACTGATGGCATCATTGCCGATTTTGTTTACTCTACCACTGGATGTAATTGATATCGATAGTGCACAGTATGCAGGCATCAGTCGTGAACTTGTCCTATCGAATGATTTTTTCACACTCATCGATAATGGAAGAAGGTATTTGGATAAACCCATCCTTACGTTTTGGACCATTGCCACTTCGTTTTTTTTCTTTGGTATTAATAACATCGCCTTTCGTATCCCAGCGATTTTTCTAAGTTTACTCTCCGTATATTCGATTTACCGAATCACCATACTATCTGGTGGAAAGGAGAGGCAAGGTTACCTAGCGTCCATTGCATATCTATTAACACCTGGTGTATATGCGATGGTAGTGGATCCCAAAATCGATGTGTATCTAACAGCTTATCTTGTGTTCACTTATCATTTTTATTATTTGGGTAAAAAACAAAATCCAAATTATTTTTATCTGATGTATCTTATGATGTCGATGGGATTTATCACAAAAGGTCCCATCTCCGTTGTCATCCCTGCCATTTCGATTGGTGGGGATATTTTATTCCGAAGGGATTGGAAACTTTTACTCTCGATGAGAATCCCCACTGGCATTTTTGTATTGGCATCACTTCCAGCACTTTGGTGTTTTTTCTTATTCAAAAATTTCAATTCATACGGGCCTGTATTCTTTTTATGGATCCAATCTTTTGGCCGTTTTTATCGCGAGATGTATGATGTGAAGTTTGATCCATTTTATTTTTATAAATCCTTTTCATGGGCTTTCTTTAGTGGGCTTTTGCCGATGGTCATTTACCTGATTTTCCATTCTTACCAATATACCAAAACATTGGGATGGAAAGAGATCCTACGTAAGATCCGTGCCAATGAATACAAAGAAGTGGACTTTGTAATTCCATTTTGGGTGTTTCTCTTTCTGTTCCTCATCTCCTTTTCCAGATACCCTCTGCCACAATATACCTATTGGGTATTACCGGGTGCAGCTTTGTACTTTGGGAAAATCATGGAAGAGAGTTTGTTTCAATCCAATGTGACAAGGTTACGTCCCTCGTTTCTCATTGCAGGGATTGTGTATTTGGTAGGGTATTTTCTCTTCCCTGTATTTGTATCCGATGTTGGGATTTTGTATTATGTATTCGGTGCGATTGGGATCCTTTTCATTTTACTTTCCGCACAACTCATTCCTTTGGAAATCCTACTGACACTTGTGGGAGCCACTTTGTTTTTTTGTGCGATTAGTTTACAGTTTTATCCGCTCTTAACCAGTTACCAACCTTCCAGGGAATTTGGAGCGAAGATAAAAGAATTAGAACCAAATGAGCCTGTCCTTTATACCTTTTGGATGTCCAATTCGAAACGATCCTATGGGTTTTATGCCGAACGAAATTTTCGTAATATCTATGATAAGGATAAATTGGACAGGTTGTGGGCTGAAAAATCGGAACGACTCCTCGTACTCCCATCTGAAAAATTACCACAATTGCAAGAGATGGTAGGTAAAGACTACCAAATCATTCTCATTATGGAAAAAGAATCCTTTAAAGTGGCGACACCTACGATCGCATTTCTCAAAAAAGAGACAAGAAACCTGGTCACAAAGAAAATTTCTTTGGTTTGGGTGAAAAAAATGCAGGGGAAATCATTTAAAAACTCGAAAGTATAA
- the rlmN gene encoding 23S rRNA (adenine(2503)-C(2))-methyltransferase RlmN, with amino-acid sequence MKEEIPVLKGKTKKELEEICVSLGLEKYRAAQIYTGIYKSRYTTIDQFTTLSKEVREKLKQHTSYPEIEIGRDLVSKDDGTRKFTFYVGENKEIEAVWIPSGDGGRKTICISSQIGCTLNCKFCATGLLEYKGNLHTWQILDQVLQVERLVGDRATNIVFMGMGEPMHNYFSVMKAAHILRDQDAFGLGALRITISTAGVTTGINRFIENKEPFNFAISLNHPNPNARSSVMDVNDKHPLEKLIDSAKRFTKELDRAITFEYVMIPDVNMGRDNAERLAKIARSVNKCKINVIPLNTDFTGWRRPTDDEVKEFVMHLKAKTTAPILNRRSPGRDINGACGMLALKGIRSETTK; translated from the coding sequence ATGAAAGAGGAAATACCGGTTCTCAAAGGGAAAACCAAAAAAGAACTAGAAGAGATCTGTGTTTCCTTAGGTCTTGAAAAATACCGAGCAGCACAGATTTATACTGGAATTTATAAGAGTCGTTATACGACGATCGACCAATTTACAACCCTCTCGAAAGAAGTTAGGGAAAAGTTAAAACAACATACATCCTATCCCGAAATTGAAATTGGCCGTGACCTGGTTTCCAAAGATGATGGGACACGTAAGTTTACATTTTACGTTGGCGAAAACAAAGAGATTGAAGCAGTTTGGATCCCTTCAGGTGACGGTGGTCGTAAAACCATTTGTATTTCTTCCCAAATTGGGTGTACCCTCAATTGTAAATTTTGTGCCACTGGCCTTTTGGAATACAAAGGTAATTTACACACTTGGCAGATCCTAGACCAAGTCCTGCAAGTGGAGCGCCTCGTAGGAGACCGTGCCACAAACATCGTGTTTATGGGAATGGGGGAGCCCATGCACAATTATTTTAGTGTGATGAAAGCTGCCCATATCTTACGCGACCAAGATGCCTTTGGACTTGGTGCCCTTCGCATCACCATCTCAACCGCTGGTGTGACAACCGGGATCAATCGTTTCATCGAGAACAAAGAACCTTTTAATTTTGCAATTTCACTGAACCATCCTAATCCTAATGCACGTTCTTCTGTGATGGATGTAAACGACAAACACCCATTGGAAAAACTCATTGATTCAGCAAAACGTTTCACAAAGGAACTCGACCGTGCCATCACATTTGAATACGTGATGATCCCAGATGTGAACATGGGCCGTGACAATGCGGAACGACTGGCAAAAATTGCAAGGTCAGTGAACAAATGTAAAATCAATGTGATTCCATTAAACACAGATTTTACGGGATGGCGTAGACCAACCGATGATGAAGTCAAAGAATTTGTAATGCATCTCAAAGCTAAAACGACAGCTCCTATCCTCAATCGCCGTAGTCCTGGAAGGGACATCAATGGTGCCTGTGGGATGTTAGCTCTCAAAGGAATTCGAAGTGAAACAACAAAGTAA
- a CDS encoding cytochrome c3 family protein: MNIKILKISVPIVAIAALAYLIFSPSRYVGYSPDQPIPFNHKIHAGDNKIDCKYCHTGVENSAHATVPPSSTCMNCHGAGNVAGNQEHVKWLKAQYDSNTPVSWVKVHDQPDFVYFNHSRHVQRGVDCSTCHGNMAEMVKVRQSKSLNMGFCVDCHRENNAPNDCSTCHR, from the coding sequence ATGAATATAAAAATACTCAAGATCTCTGTGCCTATCGTTGCGATAGCTGCGTTAGCATATTTGATTTTTTCACCTAGCCGTTATGTGGGCTATTCACCCGACCAGCCCATCCCCTTCAACCACAAGATACATGCAGGCGATAACAAAATCGATTGTAAGTATTGCCATACAGGCGTTGAAAACTCGGCCCATGCCACAGTTCCACCAAGTTCCACTTGTATGAACTGCCATGGAGCAGGTAACGTAGCGGGCAACCAAGAACATGTTAAGTGGCTCAAAGCACAATACGATAGTAACACTCCAGTTTCCTGGGTGAAGGTCCATGACCAACCAGACTTCGTATACTTCAACCACTCAAGACACGTGCAACGCGGCGTTGATTGTTCCACATGTCATGGCAACATGGCAGAGATGGTAAAGGTTAGACAGTCCAAGTCCCTAAATATGGGATTTTGTGTCGATTGCCATAGAGAGAACAATGCTCCTAACGATTGTTCTACGTGCCACAGATAA
- the nrfD gene encoding NrfD/PsrC family molybdoenzyme membrane anchor subunit, with amino-acid sequence MSLTQAVRDKLDIPDLVTGGKSLKDVTVDIAKPNEDFPTKLWWNTFLLVLTITLIDVAIIGYLFYEGLYLLGINNPVGWGFFVVNFVFWIGIGHAGTLISAVLYLFRQGWRTGINRAAEAMTIFAVLVAASNLILHVGRPWLGFWLFPYPNERGPLWVNFRSPLIWDTFAVSTYLSISMVFWYLGLIPDLATLRDRATETWRKNLYNVLAFGWVGSARAWSHLEIVSMILAALSTPLVLSVHTIVSFDFAVSILPGWHTTIFPPYFVAGAIFSGFAMVVTLMVIAREVFNLKNYITMKHLDNMNKIMMVTGLIVGLAYGTEFFIAWYSGNEYEVFAFWNRAFGPYGWAYFIMISCNVLSPQVFWFRKLRYNIPVMFVASLVVNVGMWFERFVIMMTLNRDFLPSSWAMYTPTLFDYAMLIGTFGIFFTLFLLWCRIMPVIAIAEVKTVMPQKEGAHH; translated from the coding sequence ATGTCATTAACACAAGCAGTTAGAGATAAATTAGATATCCCCGACCTGGTAACAGGCGGGAAATCGCTTAAAGATGTAACCGTTGATATCGCAAAACCAAACGAAGATTTCCCAACCAAACTTTGGTGGAATACTTTCCTTTTGGTTTTGACGATCACCCTGATCGACGTAGCCATTATCGGTTATTTGTTTTACGAAGGTCTTTACCTACTCGGGATCAACAACCCAGTGGGTTGGGGATTTTTCGTCGTCAACTTCGTATTTTGGATTGGTATCGGTCACGCAGGAACATTGATTTCTGCGGTATTATACCTCTTCCGCCAAGGTTGGAGAACAGGGATTAACCGTGCCGCAGAAGCGATGACAATCTTTGCCGTACTCGTTGCAGCATCGAACCTCATCCTCCACGTAGGACGTCCATGGCTCGGATTCTGGCTCTTTCCCTATCCAAACGAAAGAGGACCTCTTTGGGTGAACTTCCGTTCCCCTCTGATTTGGGACACGTTTGCGGTATCGACTTACCTTTCCATTTCCATGGTATTCTGGTACTTAGGTCTCATTCCTGACCTTGCGACCCTTAGGGATCGTGCGACAGAAACTTGGAGAAAGAACTTATACAACGTCTTAGCCTTTGGTTGGGTTGGATCGGCAAGAGCTTGGTCTCATTTGGAAATCGTTTCCATGATCCTTGCAGCTCTTTCTACTCCACTTGTTCTTTCGGTGCACACCATCGTATCCTTCGACTTCGCTGTTTCCATCCTTCCTGGTTGGCACACGACCATCTTCCCTCCATACTTCGTTGCCGGTGCGATTTTCTCCGGATTTGCGATGGTGGTAACACTTATGGTCATTGCTCGTGAAGTGTTTAACTTAAAGAACTACATCACGATGAAACACTTGGACAACATGAACAAAATCATGATGGTAACAGGACTGATTGTGGGACTTGCGTATGGAACAGAGTTTTTCATCGCTTGGTATTCTGGAAACGAATACGAAGTGTTTGCATTCTGGAACAGAGCTTTTGGACCATATGGTTGGGCTTACTTCATTATGATTTCCTGTAACGTGCTTTCTCCACAGGTGTTCTGGTTTCGCAAACTTCGTTACAACATCCCAGTGATGTTTGTTGCCTCACTTGTAGTGAACGTGGGTATGTGGTTCGAACGTTTTGTGATCATGATGACACTGAACCGAGACTTTTTACCATCCAGCTGGGCTATGTATACACCGACTCTTTTCGACTACGCGATGTTAATCGGAACGTTCGGTATCTTCTTTACTCTCTTTCTTCTCTGGTGCCGAATTATGCCAGTGATTGCGATTGCAGAAGTAAAAACAGTGATGCCACAAAAAGAAGGAGCACACCACTAG
- a CDS encoding sterol desaturase family protein — protein MNSDAFMEYAFIVMVALIGIEIFVSYMKGKQFYRLNVLIADVSTGVIFALVGVVILLGALYVYDIIEKNYSLSALGYHFFPLASPFQFSPSFVVNWHALGAWTFSVVLADFIYYWFHRHCHEINLFWATHVTHHSTQEMNLSVAFRGNGLQRIFEYMYFLVMALLGIPWAMFLLSHRILKVYQFVVHTRFIGKLGFLEEFMVTPSNHRVHHGTQRKYLDRNHGGIFIIWDRMFGSFEWETDEPIYGLTKPVNSFNPITVNLHVFKDMFFQIFKCKSIGDVFKTIFGPPGWKPTYLQTPDDVFKEPAYTEKYDPKPPMGVMVYVALQAAVLMAVGLVIWKVAKINLEQDMTMLGILSAVIIFSLFSIDRTMEMKRWSRRTEVVRNVLFIFAFVLTLLYSNIPNIAMFAIPLIGLSLVSLLWIIIKRKTFFDLSNISNTWY, from the coding sequence ATGAATAGCGATGCCTTTATGGAATACGCCTTTATCGTCATGGTCGCACTGATCGGGATTGAAATTTTTGTTTCTTATATGAAGGGCAAACAGTTTTACCGATTGAATGTTCTTATAGCGGATGTTAGCACAGGTGTGATCTTTGCACTTGTTGGGGTTGTCATCCTACTTGGGGCTTTATATGTTTACGACATCATTGAAAAGAATTACTCTTTATCTGCTCTCGGTTATCATTTTTTCCCATTGGCAAGCCCTTTCCAATTTTCACCTAGTTTTGTTGTGAATTGGCATGCACTCGGTGCCTGGACATTTTCAGTTGTTTTGGCTGATTTTATCTATTACTGGTTTCACAGACATTGCCATGAAATTAACCTCTTTTGGGCAACTCATGTCACCCACCATTCGACACAAGAAATGAACCTATCGGTTGCTTTCCGTGGAAATGGATTACAACGAATTTTTGAATACATGTATTTCCTCGTGATGGCTCTACTTGGTATCCCATGGGCAATGTTTTTACTGAGCCATAGAATTCTAAAAGTGTACCAATTTGTGGTGCACACTCGTTTCATAGGCAAGTTAGGATTTTTAGAAGAGTTTATGGTGACTCCATCGAACCACAGAGTCCACCACGGAACACAAAGAAAATACCTAGATCGTAACCATGGTGGAATCTTTATCATTTGGGACCGTATGTTTGGTTCCTTTGAATGGGAAACCGACGAACCCATTTACGGTTTAACAAAACCAGTAAACTCATTTAATCCAATCACAGTCAACTTACACGTGTTTAAGGATATGTTCTTTCAAATCTTCAAATGTAAGTCGATTGGAGATGTGTTTAAAACCATTTTCGGACCTCCCGGCTGGAAACCAACTTACTTACAAACACCAGATGATGTCTTTAAAGAACCTGCTTATACAGAAAAATATGATCCAAAACCACCAATGGGTGTGATGGTCTATGTAGCGTTACAAGCGGCAGTTCTTATGGCTGTGGGACTTGTGATTTGGAAAGTAGCAAAAATCAATTTAGAACAAGATATGACTATGCTTGGTATTTTATCCGCTGTCATTATCTTTAGTTTGTTTTCGATTGATCGTACGATGGAGATGAAACGTTGGTCAAGAAGGACGGAAGTGGTGCGAAATGTATTATTTATCTTTGCGTTTGTTCTCACACTACTTTACTCCAACATTCCAAACATCGCGATGTTTGCAATCCCTCTCATTGGCCTTTCGCTTGTGTCCTTATTATGGATCATCATCAAACGAAAGACATTCTTTGATTTGAGTAATATTTCTAATACTTGGTATTAG
- a CDS encoding Cys-rich protein, with product MKQQSKWILVLCLVLFGSNCQDIVEQKCQLACEKFVTCTEEELKLTLAPDVKRTGRIQCMDGCTTHNSDILQCFDQEPNSCKGFGQCLVQIGTFE from the coding sequence GTGAAACAACAAAGTAAATGGATATTGGTTTTATGTTTGGTTTTGTTTGGTTCCAATTGCCAAGACATAGTGGAACAAAAATGCCAATTAGCATGTGAAAAATTTGTCACTTGTACAGAAGAGGAACTCAAACTCACTTTGGCACCTGATGTAAAACGCACAGGTAGGATCCAATGTATGGACGGATGTACCACTCATAATAGTGATATCCTCCAGTGTTTTGACCAAGAGCCAAATTCTTGTAAAGGATTCGGCCAATGTTTAGTTCAAATAGGAACGTTTGAATGA
- a CDS encoding DUF3341 domain-containing protein, translated as MYLPKLEQFHKYKEMDEGVLGIFDTPEAIMHAAEKTKAKDYIGFDCILPYPVHGIDEAMGTPRSGLPWVTFFAGIFGCTIGILFQYLTHAHDWPLNISGKALNAWFAYVPIIFELTVFAAGIYTVAALCFLSGIPKATRRILHPDLTSHKFGLWIPKSAKGYNESDVVSFVKSLGGSEVTVVKPENQK; from the coding sequence ATGTATCTTCCAAAATTAGAACAGTTTCATAAATATAAAGAAATGGATGAAGGAGTTCTCGGAATTTTCGATACTCCAGAAGCCATTATGCATGCTGCGGAAAAAACAAAGGCAAAGGATTACATCGGTTTTGATTGTATCCTCCCTTACCCAGTGCATGGAATTGACGAAGCCATGGGAACTCCTAGATCAGGACTCCCTTGGGTCACTTTCTTTGCCGGGATTTTTGGATGCACGATTGGAATTTTGTTCCAATACTTAACACATGCACATGACTGGCCTCTCAATATCTCGGGAAAAGCTCTCAACGCTTGGTTTGCCTATGTGCCAATCATCTTTGAATTAACTGTATTTGCCGCAGGGATTTATACAGTAGCTGCTTTATGTTTTTTAAGCGGTATTCCCAAAGCAACACGTCGAATTCTGCACCCAGATTTGACGTCTCATAAATTCGGTCTTTGGATTCCAAAGTCTGCCAAAGGTTATAACGAATCCGATGTGGTTTCGTTTGTGAAAAGTCTTGGCGGATCCGAAGTAACCGTTGTGAAACCGGAGAACCAAAAATGA